CATGACTGAACCGGTCGAAACCCGTCCGCCCGTTCCGCCCTTCACACGCGAAACGGCGATCCAGAAAGTGCGCGCCGCAGAAGACGGCTGGAACACGCGCGACCCGGAACGCGTGTCGCTGGCGTACACGCCGCAGAGCGTGTGGCGCAATCGCGCGGAGTTCGTCACGGGGCGCGCGGAGATTGTCGGATTGCTGCGTCGCAAGTGGGCGAAGGAACTCGACTATCGTTTGATCAAGGAACTCTGGGCATCCATGGACAACCGCATTGCGGTGCGCTTCGCCTATGAATGGCACGACGACTCGGGTAACTGGTTCCGCTCGTATGGCAATGAGAACTGGGCGTTCGATGAGAACGGCCTGATGGCGCACCGTCATGCAAGCATCAACGACATGCCGATCCGGGAAGCGGACCGGCTGTATCGCTGGCCGCTCGGCCGGCGTCCCGACGACCATCCGGGTCTATCGGAACTGGGCCTGTAAAAGCTCACCTTTGGCGGACCGTACGTCAGCGAACTGCCATCGGCTCTCCATGATTGTTCTGTCCGGCGGCACGCTGGGCAGTATGCGTGCCTGCCGACCCGAGCGGGTCTTCCTCTTCGCGGGTGCGCGTTGCGGTACAGTGCGCGACGGGTGGCCCATAAAATCACTGGACAGAACATTGATCACGCCGGCACTCGACCGACGGCGGAGAGGACATGCGTTTCTGGCGGGCGAAACACACGATAGTGCGTGCGGCGG
The DNA window shown above is from Paraburkholderia sp. BL10I2N1 and carries:
- a CDS encoding nuclear transport factor 2 family protein, with the translated sequence MTEPVETRPPVPPFTRETAIQKVRAAEDGWNTRDPERVSLAYTPQSVWRNRAEFVTGRAEIVGLLRRKWAKELDYRLIKELWASMDNRIAVRFAYEWHDDSGNWFRSYGNENWAFDENGLMAHRHASINDMPIREADRLYRWPLGRRPDDHPGLSELGL